The Candidatus Cetobacterium colombiensis genome includes the window AAGAAGATGCTAAAAGAATGTTGAAATTACTTTCTGGTAAATCACATAGAGTGATAACAGCTTATACATTAATAAATTTAAAAAAAAATATAAATATTACTAATTCTGTAGAGAGTATAGTTTACTTTAAAGATATAAGTGATGAAGAGATAGAATGGTATATAAATAGTGGAGAGCCGATGGATAAAGCAGGAGCTTATGGAATTCAAGGATTAGGAGCCATTTTTGTAGATAAGATAGATGGTGATTTCTTTTCAATTATGGGGTTTCCAATAAATCATTTTATAAAAACTTTAAATAATTTAGGATTAACAATAAAAAGTTTAGATAAAATATAAATCAATTTAAGGAGAGTTGTAATGAAAAAAATATTTGGAAAAGTTTTGGGAATATTTTCAGATGATTTAGGAATAGATTTGGGAACTTCAAATACTTTAATCTGTGTAAAAAATAAAGGGATAATAATGAATGCACCATCAGTTGTAGCTATAAATACTAAAACAAAAGAGATTTTTGAAGTTGGAGATAAAGCTAAGCAGATGATTGGAAGAACACCTCATACTGTTGAAGCTATAAGACCTTTAAAAAATGGAGTTATAGCAGATTATGAAATAACTGAAAAAATGTTAAGAGAGTTTTATAAAGTTGTAAATAGAGGTAAGAGTTTATCAAGTCCAAGGGTTATTATTTGTGTTCCTGCAGGGGTAACTCAAGTAGAAAAAAGAGCTGTTATGGATGTTACAAGAGAAGCTGGTGCAAGAGAAGCATACCTAATAGAAGAGCCTATGGCAGCTGCAATTGGAATAGGATTAAATATATTTGAACCTGAAGGAAATATGGTTGTAGATATTGGTGGAGGAACTACTGAAATTGGAGTTATTTCTTTAGCTGGAATAGTAAAAACATCTTCTTTAAAAATAGCAGGAGATAAATTTGATTCACTAATTATAGATTATATAAGACAAAAACACAATCTATTTATAGGAGAAAAAACAGCAGAGGAAATAAAAATTGCAGTAGGTGCTGTAACTGATTTAGAAGAGGATATTTTTATTGAAATTAGCGGAAGAAATGCTTTAAGTGGATTGCCAAAAAATGTAAAAGTATATTCATCTGAAATAGCTGAAGCTTTAGAAGAGGCAATAGTACAAGTGATAGAAGAAATTAAAGGAATCTTAGAGAAGACTCCACCAGAGTTATCATCAGATATTAAAAGAAAAGGTATTTATTTAGCTGGTGGTGGAGCATTGTTAAGAGGAATTGATAAAAGAATATCAGAGAGTTTAAGTTTA containing:
- a CDS encoding Maf family protein yields the protein MILASKSPRRKEILEQLGFQLKIESKDIEEISEKIGIINQIKDISCKKVLAVAEDNQEDYVVGADTLVEINGVALGKPKNKEDAKRMLKLLSGKSHRVITAYTLINLKKNINITNSVESIVYFKDISDEEIEWYINSGEPMDKAGAYGIQGLGAIFVDKIDGDFFSIMGFPINHFIKTLNNLGLTIKSLDKI
- the mreB gene encoding rod shape-determining protein, translating into MKKIFGKVLGIFSDDLGIDLGTSNTLICVKNKGIIMNAPSVVAINTKTKEIFEVGDKAKQMIGRTPHTVEAIRPLKNGVIADYEITEKMLREFYKVVNRGKSLSSPRVIICVPAGVTQVEKRAVMDVTREAGAREAYLIEEPMAAAIGIGLNIFEPEGNMVVDIGGGTTEIGVISLAGIVKTSSLKIAGDKFDSLIIDYIRQKHNLFIGEKTAEEIKIAVGAVTDLEEDIFIEISGRNALSGLPKNVKVYSSEIAEALEEAIVQVIEEIKGILEKTPPELSSDIKRKGIYLAGGGALLRGIDKRISESLSLEVTVAEDPLNAVVNGIQQLLKEFDKYKRVLISPESDY